The nucleotide sequence GAGGATGAAGCACAAAGACTAACAATGTGTCTAGCAAACCTTTGAAGCTCAATAGCACGACCACCATATGAACGCCATCAATCAACtatattgccaaatacaaacataTATTAGCATTTTGAGATGAAATATACTTGGCTACTTGCTGGAATtaaattgcacatactaaaacttACTGAAATTATAAGAAAAACAGCACGTACGAGGGTTCAAATTCTGTAGGTTTTGCTTGGCCATTTTGTTTGAGAATGCATCTCCTCTAAGGCCTTCATAGTCCAAGGATTGAGCATCAATCTTGCTTCTAATTTCTTCATCCTCCACCATTCTTCCAAGCACATCAAGAAAACAGCCTCTTAACTGCCCAACAGTTGCATCATCATTATCTTGTATGAGAGAATGCAGTCTTCCTGGGTTCAAATACAATGCAACCCCATACAAAGGATGGTCCATTTGTGTGATCCAACGCTTCTCAATGATCTTAATGATATTCTTGAGCAAGGTTTTCTTGTTTTCAGTAGCAAAGCTGAGCTTGATCTTCTCTTTTGCATGATTCATTAGTGCTGCAACCTCTGGCATTGCAGCCCTCTCATCACCATCAACCACCCTAAGAACAATAAGCAGAGGTGCTGAAGCTCTAAGGCAATCTTCAACTGAATTCCAAAATTCCATAGAGAGCACAGTGTTGTGCACTTCTTGATCGGCTGCAGTTTTTGCCAATTTGTTCCCCAACCATTCTTCACTAACAAATAAAGCCTTCAAAGCATCTCTGTGCTTGTGCAAACTTTTTAAAGTGAGGAAAGAGGTGGCAAATCGAGTGGCTGCAGGTCTCACAAGATCAGCCCCTGTCTTTTCTCTCATCAAACTAAGAATTCTCCCATGCCTATAGATGAAAGTTGTGACACATTTGGCTCTTGCAATGGGCTTCTTAAATTCCTTCAAGTTCCCTATCTCTTCCAGCATAAGATCCAAGCAGTGTGCAGCACATGGGCTCCAATACAGCGTAGAAATCCTTTCCATTAGAATTCTACCAGCTGCCTTGTAATTAGCCCCATTATCAGTGATAACTTGAACCACCTTGTCTTCCCTAATCTCCTCAATCTTTGCCTCCAATAAATCAGCAAGCATAAATGCATCATGTACCTCACTTGATGCATCAACAGACTCCAAGAAATAAGTCCCTGCAGGGCTGTTCACAAGGAAGTTGATCAAATGGCGGCCTCTCTTATCAGTCCAGCTGTCTGACATAAGTGTGCAGCCATACATCTTCTAGGCCTGCTCATGTTCCTCCCTCATAGAACTGGTCAATTTCACAACATCCTTAAGCAATGGTTCACCTAACATATAGGGAGTAGGAGGCTTGTAACCTGAACCAAATTGTGCAGTTGCCTCAACTGCAATCTCAAACTGTCTTGCTACTGCTACATTAAATGGCACACCATACTCATAGAACCATAAGGCCCACTGCTGATCCACATAGTGCTTCTCCTCTTTGGTCCTTATCTTGGCTAGAATTGTTGGCTGAGAACATCCTTTACGCCTTTCATCAACAAGTTCTTTAGGTGTTTTTTGAAGCATATCAACAATTGACTTGTTAACCTTCGGCTTTGCCTTTGTATTGCTTGCTGCAGTAGCCTTGAATAAATAATTTGCATGCCTTTGTTTAGCTGTAGTCCCTGAACTTGGCTGCACCTTGGAAGCTTGGGATTCTGCAGGTGCACTGTCTTTAGCTTGAACAGATTCAGCTCTAGCTGTTGGGGCTGCTACTGCATCTACCACCACCACATCTGCTGGTTCCTCAGGTggctcatcatcatcctcttcgttGAACAATGGCCTCCTCCTCTTATTGGATTCCAAGTAATCTCTCATCTCCTTCCTAATGGCAGTGGTGGTCTTAGGACACATTTTTGCATCTCCATATCCACCTGCTAGATGCTGCTTCAACCTTTTTATCCCTCCAGAAACCTCAGTGTCACAAAGAGTACATGTCACCTTATCTGGCTTCTGAAGGTTTGCCCAATATCCATACTTCCAGCCTGGATCATTTGAGTTGGCCTTTCTTGCTTTGTCTACCTTAGGATCATAGTTCTCATTGTTGACAGAAGGTAGACTAATGCTTGCCATTCTAGCATTAGAAAAAAAATTAGCAAGTTGGCAATGGCAAGTCTCAAAAAAATACTAGCAGACAACAGATCAAAAAAAATACTAGCAAACTCTACATATGGTTTCATCTATGAGCCTGTGAGCTATCCATTCCAACTATGCAGCAAAGTTCAGACATGCATTGCAGTTGTGTGGTATCAGTTCTAATCCTTTAGTTTGTCTGCAGTCTGCACTTGTATCTTCAAAATTGTTTGTTCTTGTTGTAAGCTTCTAAACTGTCCAACTATATATTCTTATCAGCTTGTCACTGTTATGCAAGCTCAAAAAGTTCTTGGAAACAAGTGGACTGAAATTGGAAAAGTTGTCTCTGGAAGGTGTGTTTTTCTTATTGGATTGCTGTTTATTGCAATTTGAAAAAAGGATAAAAATGAGATTTGTGAACTAAGGTTTATGGCTTATGTATTTTTGGGTTTGGCTACAACAAAACTGACAATGCAGTGAAGAATCGCATTTTTACTCTGTGCAAAAGGAGGGCCAAGGATGAGGAGCTATACCAAGAAAATGGTGTGCCATGTTCCAACTCAAATGCAAAGAGGGTTCTTGGTTCTCACAGAAACAGAAGGGTTCTCAGTTCTCATAGAAACAGAAGGCCTGACACCAGGCGGAGTTGCCTCCTTGCTACATATTAAGCAGATGAGGTATATAAAACACAAGCTAAACTTACATATTAAGAAGAGCAGAGTTGCAGAGCAGAGCAGAAGCGGATGACGCTAGAGTCGGACTTGCGCAGCTAGGATGGGTGGCCTCAGCAGCGGAGAAGAGTCGCGTGGATGGGTAGCCTCAGCAGCGAAGCAGAGTCACATGGACGGGACGGGTGGCCTTAGTAGTCAGCAGCGGAGCAGAGCTGCGCGGACGGGACGGGTGGCCTCAACAGCGAAGTAGAGTCGTAGTAGCGGAGCAGAGCCACGCGGATGGGATGGGCGGCCTCAGCAGCAGAGCAGAGTCACGCGGATGGGCGGCCTCACGTGGCTGGGATGGACTTGCGCGGGGCAGTCGCCTGTGCCGCCGCCGCTGGATTTGAGGTGCGTCACCAccctctcctctcttcctcccTCCTTCCTTTCCCTCTCCTGTCTCGCTCTCTTAGACGTGATGGGGATTGGGAGATTT is from Miscanthus floridulus cultivar M001 unplaced genomic scaffold, ASM1932011v1 fs_68_1_2, whole genome shotgun sequence and encodes:
- the LOC136532703 gene encoding uncharacterized protein, which encodes MYGCTLMSDSWTDKRGRHLINFLVNSPAGTYFLESVDASSEVHDAFMLADLLEAKIEEIREDKVVQVITDNGANYKAAGRILMERISTLYWSPCAAHCLDLMLEEIGNLKEFKKPIARAKCVTTFIYRHGRILSLMREKTGADLVRPAATRFATSFLTLKSLHKHRDALKALFVSEEWLGNKLAKTAADQEVHNTVLSMEFWNSVEDCLRASAPLLIVLRVVDGDERAAMPEVAALMNHAKEKIKLSFATENKKTLLKNIIKIIEKRWITQMDHPLYGVALYLNPGRLHSLIQDNDDATVGQLRGCFLDVLGRMVEDEEIRSKIDAQSLDYEGLRGDAFSNKMAKQNLQNLNP